From Pelagicoccus sp. SDUM812003, a single genomic window includes:
- a CDS encoding EscU/YscU/HrcU family type III secretion system export apparatus switch protein has translation MADADKESKTEDPTAKRLSEAMKEGNFAKAQEIGTTFTLLAALLVVMLVGERVASGAFDISSLVWGNLGNISLRADNIAFFSKEVLIALGKLSAPFLIAGFVAAVLAGGLQSGFRLTPKALKVSFNKLNPINGAKQLVSKDVLVKFGIDLLKLAAIALVLWVAIKKIVADPIFYAAIDIRHVGEFITETFIYVFIRLTALVGIIAIISFLYQKHKTKEQMKMTKEEVKQERKDQDMSPEVRKARMQMAMRLMQGQMLEDVETADVVVTNPTHYAVALKYERGVDQAPVVLAKGENAFARRIKEVAASHGVPVVENKMVARMLYKVAQVGSAIPVEMFQSVAEILAFVYKTHRYYFHQLKRRRAEKRAAK, from the coding sequence ATGGCAGACGCTGACAAAGAATCGAAGACAGAGGATCCAACAGCCAAGCGCCTCAGCGAGGCCATGAAGGAGGGTAACTTCGCCAAGGCCCAGGAGATTGGCACGACCTTTACCCTGCTTGCCGCCTTGCTGGTGGTGATGCTGGTCGGGGAACGCGTGGCCTCGGGCGCCTTCGATATCAGCTCCTTGGTTTGGGGAAATCTGGGAAATATCAGCCTGCGGGCCGACAACATTGCCTTCTTCTCGAAAGAGGTCCTCATCGCTCTGGGCAAGCTCAGCGCTCCCTTTCTCATCGCAGGTTTCGTCGCCGCTGTATTGGCTGGTGGTCTACAGTCCGGCTTCCGTCTTACGCCCAAGGCCCTGAAGGTCAGCTTCAACAAGCTCAACCCCATCAACGGCGCCAAGCAGCTCGTTTCAAAGGACGTGCTGGTCAAGTTTGGCATCGACCTGCTCAAACTCGCAGCCATCGCTCTGGTGCTTTGGGTGGCCATCAAGAAGATCGTAGCGGACCCGATTTTCTACGCGGCCATCGATATCCGCCACGTCGGGGAGTTTATCACCGAAACCTTCATCTACGTTTTCATCCGTCTCACCGCTTTGGTCGGCATCATCGCCATCATCAGCTTCCTCTACCAGAAGCACAAGACCAAGGAGCAGATGAAGATGACCAAGGAGGAAGTGAAGCAGGAGCGCAAGGACCAGGACATGAGCCCCGAGGTGCGCAAGGCCCGTATGCAGATGGCCATGCGTTTGATGCAAGGGCAGATGCTGGAGGATGTTGAGACTGCCGATGTTGTAGTGACAAATCCAACACACTACGCCGTGGCCTTGAAGTACGAGCGTGGCGTGGATCAGGCTCCGGTGGTTTTGGCTAAGGGCGAAAACGCCTTCGCTCGAAGAATCAAGGAAGTCGCTGCCTCGCATGGCGTGCCCGTCGTGGAAAACAAGATGGTCGCTCGCATGCTGTACAAGGTGGCTCAGGTCGGCTCGGCCATTCCGGTCGAGATGTTCCAATCGGTAGCGGAGATTCTGGCCTTCGTCTACAAGACCCATCGTTACTATTTCCACCAGCTTAAGCGCCGCCGCGCAGAAAAGAGGGCAGCTAAATGA
- the flhA gene encoding flagellar biosynthesis protein FlhA: MSDSNGVSFKGVFSMMKRGETAVVFGLFGTIMLLVLPLPAIMLDMLLAASIGSSLLILLIIVYVKEPSEFSGFPTVLLAITLFRLGLNVASTRLILLDGYAGNVIESFGSFVVRNNYVVGTVVFLILVAINFIVITKGSGRIAEVAARFTLDAMPGKQMAIDAELNAGIIDEVKATQRREKVQKEADFYGSMDGASKFVRGDATAGILITVINVLGGIAIGMWQQELGFQEALQKFTLLSIGDGLVSQIPALIISMAAGLLVTRNSGEDEDLGSQIGGQVAAYPKALGVLAAMLAIFGLIPGMPLLPFLAMSLLCGGGAYAMQQLQGKRRIAEKQKELEEANRAKAAGRSQGASGGDPQSDSKHLPAEFEKLIEVDVFALEIGFNLLSLADKAQGGDLLERVTGVRKTIAGELGIVVPPIAVRDNMELEGQEYRFLLHNKEIARGEVVTSRWMAMNVSGSEVELNGIPTKEPVFGIDAVWIDEDEKKTAEINGYSVVDAASVLITHLSEALKNHAHHLLSRQDVQKLVDHVQESHPALVSELIPDLVSVGIIHRVLQNLLKENVGIRNLTLILEAIGDFAHISKNPDDLSEYVRRRTGEFFVSDYEAEKGVLKAITMDPRLEQILATKIQRTNTDYTLSLDPQMAQYLLRELAIKANDQIENGYLPILVTAAEIRLPFKRFFEPSLPKLNILSYQELPSSTEINNHAIILFPDFAQQNLQKQMRAEGASASAQAGPFAAAQAN; encoded by the coding sequence ATGAGTGACTCGAATGGGGTAAGTTTCAAGGGCGTCTTCTCCATGATGAAGCGCGGCGAAACCGCGGTGGTTTTCGGCCTCTTCGGCACTATCATGCTGTTGGTCCTGCCGTTGCCCGCGATCATGCTGGACATGCTGCTGGCGGCGAGCATCGGCTCCTCCTTGCTGATTCTTTTGATCATCGTCTACGTCAAGGAACCGTCAGAGTTCTCCGGCTTTCCAACGGTTTTGCTGGCGATCACCCTGTTCCGGCTGGGGCTCAACGTGGCGTCGACGCGACTTATCCTACTGGATGGATACGCGGGCAACGTGATCGAATCCTTCGGCTCCTTTGTAGTGAGAAACAACTACGTCGTGGGCACGGTGGTCTTCCTGATCCTTGTCGCCATCAACTTCATCGTCATCACCAAGGGTTCCGGCCGTATCGCGGAAGTGGCCGCTCGCTTCACCTTGGATGCCATGCCGGGAAAGCAGATGGCAATCGATGCCGAGTTGAACGCCGGTATCATCGACGAAGTCAAGGCCACCCAGCGCCGCGAAAAGGTGCAGAAGGAGGCCGACTTCTACGGTTCGATGGACGGCGCCAGCAAGTTCGTGCGAGGCGACGCCACGGCGGGTATCTTGATCACTGTGATCAACGTGCTGGGAGGTATCGCCATCGGCATGTGGCAGCAGGAGCTCGGCTTTCAGGAAGCCCTGCAGAAGTTCACCTTGCTCTCCATTGGAGACGGTCTGGTCAGCCAAATTCCGGCGCTGATCATCTCCATGGCGGCTGGTTTGCTGGTCACGCGCAACTCTGGCGAGGACGAGGATCTCGGCTCGCAAATCGGTGGGCAAGTCGCCGCGTATCCCAAGGCTTTGGGCGTGTTGGCGGCCATGCTCGCGATCTTCGGTCTTATCCCAGGCATGCCGCTGCTGCCGTTTCTCGCGATGTCGCTGCTGTGCGGCGGCGGGGCCTACGCCATGCAGCAGCTGCAGGGGAAGCGCAGGATCGCGGAAAAACAGAAAGAGCTGGAGGAGGCGAATCGAGCGAAAGCCGCTGGCCGCTCCCAAGGAGCGTCGGGCGGTGACCCGCAATCGGATTCCAAGCACCTTCCGGCTGAATTTGAAAAACTAATCGAAGTAGACGTGTTTGCTCTAGAAATCGGATTCAATCTTCTCTCATTGGCGGACAAGGCCCAAGGCGGCGATCTGCTGGAACGTGTCACCGGCGTGCGCAAGACCATCGCTGGCGAACTGGGCATCGTGGTGCCGCCCATCGCGGTGCGCGACAACATGGAGCTGGAAGGGCAGGAGTACCGCTTCCTGCTGCACAACAAGGAGATCGCTCGCGGCGAAGTGGTGACCAGTCGCTGGATGGCCATGAACGTTTCCGGCAGCGAGGTGGAGCTCAACGGCATCCCGACCAAGGAGCCGGTCTTCGGTATCGACGCGGTCTGGATCGACGAAGACGAGAAGAAGACGGCCGAGATCAATGGCTATTCCGTGGTGGACGCCGCTTCGGTTTTGATCACCCATCTCTCGGAAGCCCTCAAGAATCACGCCCACCACCTGCTGTCTCGTCAGGATGTGCAGAAGCTGGTCGACCACGTGCAGGAGTCCCACCCAGCTCTGGTGTCGGAGCTGATCCCTGATCTTGTATCCGTAGGGATAATACATCGCGTGTTGCAGAACCTTTTGAAGGAAAACGTCGGTATCCGAAATCTCACGCTGATCCTGGAGGCCATAGGCGACTTCGCTCACATTTCCAAGAATCCGGACGATCTTTCCGAATACGTGCGTCGCCGCACGGGCGAGTTCTTCGTCTCCGACTATGAAGCGGAGAAGGGCGTGTTGAAAGCGATCACCATGGATCCCCGTCTCGAGCAGATTCTTGCTACGAAGATCCAAAGAACGAATACGGACTACACGCTGTCGCTGGATCCCCAGATGGCCCAATATCTTCTACGGGAGCTAGCCATCAAGGCTAACGATCAGATCGAAAACGGCTACCTGCCCATCCTGGTGACCGCGGCCGAGATCCGTCTTCCCTTCAAGCGCTTCTTCGAGCCGTCGCTGCCGAAGCTGAACATCCTTTCCTATCAGGAGCTCCCGTCGAGCACCGAGATCAACAACCACGCGATCATCCTCTTCCCGGACTTCGCCCAGCAGAACTTGCAGAAGCAGATGAGAGCGGAAGGGGCCTCGGCCTCGGCCCAGGCAGGTCCTTTCGCCGCCGCCCAAGCGAACTAG
- a CDS encoding FliA/WhiG family RNA polymerase sigma factor has translation MNDVSVKERKKDSSNGKKARAAKAYAASDASKPPVQQAELFETYMPLVRSIVARIKINLPPHIDEQDLHSVGITGLINALKKYDPAQKKSFGSYAAMRIRGAILDELRRMDWMPRNARTNFKKLRKTVDELEQRLGRPAKEEEVRKELGLTHKEYEALMAETRPVSFLPLDNPASAGGDDGEGADLYEVIPDDSVVPVTSKMEKDEVTRLVAERINQLPETPRKVLAMYYFQDMRLAEIAEVFGLTESRICQIHSQAIISLRSYITSVMHK, from the coding sequence ATGAATGATGTTAGCGTGAAGGAGAGAAAGAAGGACAGTTCAAATGGAAAGAAGGCCCGCGCCGCGAAAGCGTACGCGGCGTCGGATGCGTCCAAGCCCCCTGTCCAGCAGGCGGAGCTTTTCGAGACGTACATGCCCTTGGTGCGCTCGATTGTGGCCCGCATCAAAATCAATCTCCCCCCTCATATCGACGAGCAGGATCTGCACAGCGTCGGTATCACTGGCTTGATCAACGCTCTTAAGAAGTACGACCCTGCCCAGAAGAAGTCTTTCGGTTCCTATGCCGCCATGCGCATTCGAGGAGCCATCCTCGACGAGCTGCGCCGCATGGACTGGATGCCCCGCAACGCCCGTACCAATTTCAAGAAGCTGCGCAAGACCGTCGACGAGCTGGAGCAGCGCCTTGGCCGTCCAGCGAAGGAGGAGGAGGTCCGCAAGGAGCTCGGTCTCACCCACAAGGAGTACGAGGCCCTCATGGCGGAAACTCGTCCAGTGAGCTTCCTGCCGCTCGACAACCCGGCCTCCGCCGGCGGCGACGATGGCGAAGGGGCGGACCTCTACGAGGTGATTCCCGACGATTCGGTGGTGCCGGTGACCTCCAAGATGGAGAAGGACGAGGTGACTCGTCTGGTGGCGGAGCGCATCAACCAGTTGCCCGAGACGCCGAGAAAGGTTTTGGCCATGTATTACTTCCAGGACATGCGCCTGGCGGAAATCGCGGAAGTCTTTGGCCTGACGGAATCTCGCATCTGCCAGATCCACTCACAGGCCATCATAAGCCTTAGAAGCTACATCACCAGCGTGATGCATAAGTAA
- a CDS encoding motility-associated protein: MFVIIGGVIVVAAAIGAFLMSGGSLLLLWHPAEIIAIGGITVGVAIISAPKDVLIHTIHAVLGTLKGNGPGKDDYLDLMKIMYELFMLGRRNGLLALDEHVSSPESSSIFQNYPKFLADKDKVTFLCSALRPIIDGKIKPDQLEPLLKAEIDAKKQAAHGPINVLHLLGDSLPGIGIVAAVMGIILTMSFLDQGVMVIGGKISAALSGTFLGIFAAYGFINPLCNIIEFGNEAEEAYYICMSRSIGAFARGLAPIMAVELARRSLEASLVPSADDLENILKSSTS, translated from the coding sequence ATGTTTGTAATCATAGGAGGTGTAATTGTTGTCGCCGCGGCCATCGGAGCGTTTCTGATGTCCGGAGGAAGCTTGCTGCTCCTGTGGCACCCTGCGGAAATCATCGCCATCGGCGGGATCACGGTTGGGGTGGCGATCATCAGCGCTCCGAAGGATGTGCTTATCCATACCATTCATGCGGTGCTGGGCACCTTGAAGGGAAACGGTCCCGGCAAGGATGACTACCTCGATCTGATGAAGATCATGTACGAGCTCTTCATGCTCGGCCGCCGAAACGGACTGCTGGCTCTGGACGAGCACGTGAGCTCCCCCGAATCGAGCTCCATCTTCCAGAACTACCCCAAGTTTCTGGCCGACAAGGACAAGGTGACCTTTCTCTGCTCGGCCCTGCGGCCCATCATCGACGGCAAGATCAAGCCCGACCAGCTCGAGCCGCTGCTCAAGGCGGAAATCGATGCCAAGAAGCAGGCGGCCCATGGCCCCATCAACGTGCTCCACCTGTTGGGCGACTCCCTCCCTGGAATCGGGATCGTGGCGGCGGTTATGGGTATCATCCTGACCATGAGCTTCCTTGACCAAGGGGTGATGGTGATCGGTGGCAAGATTTCCGCGGCTCTCTCGGGTACCTTCCTGGGGATCTTCGCAGCGTACGGATTTATTAACCCGCTCTGCAACATCATCGAGTTCGGAAACGAAGCCGAAGAGGCCTACTACATTTGCATGTCCCGCTCCATCGGTGCCTTCGCTCGCGGACTGGCCCCCATCATGGCGGTCGAGCTCGCTCGTCGCAGCCTCGAGGCGAGCCTAGTGCCGAGCGCGGATGATTTGGAAAACATCCTCAAGTCGTCGACCTCCTAG
- a CDS encoding flagellar motor protein MotB, whose amino-acid sequence MKQLGTHHGGAWKVAYADFVTAMMALFMVLWLTSQDESLKRDLAKYFQDPYNTPMDNSMGVLNNKANDGGVKKEQAGQAKGKAEISDFKVLYEMAQEFMRLLNIDSVNPDQKPVDLDVTSDGLRVTLYDRDAHPFFVENTADYTPWGSFVIETLAWLVQRHNFMVRVDGYVSEGFQGDGWEYTAWELSSDRANSTRRLLERYGVRAGQFKSVTAHGTREPLPFMHPTAEANDRVSISLVLSEVFNILDARQKEAEEFGR is encoded by the coding sequence ATGAAGCAGCTTGGCACACACCACGGCGGAGCATGGAAGGTGGCGTACGCGGACTTCGTGACCGCGATGATGGCTCTTTTCATGGTGCTTTGGCTGACCTCGCAGGACGAGAGCCTCAAGCGCGACCTGGCCAAGTATTTCCAGGATCCCTACAATACGCCGATGGACAACTCCATGGGGGTCTTGAACAACAAGGCCAACGACGGAGGTGTGAAAAAGGAGCAGGCCGGCCAGGCCAAGGGCAAGGCGGAGATCTCCGATTTCAAGGTGCTCTACGAGATGGCTCAAGAGTTCATGCGCCTGCTCAACATCGACAGCGTCAACCCGGACCAGAAGCCGGTGGACCTGGATGTGACCAGCGATGGCCTGCGCGTCACGCTCTACGACCGCGACGCCCATCCCTTTTTCGTGGAAAACACCGCCGACTACACGCCCTGGGGCTCTTTCGTGATCGAGACGCTCGCTTGGCTGGTGCAGCGACACAATTTCATGGTGCGGGTCGACGGCTACGTTTCCGAAGGATTTCAAGGCGACGGCTGGGAATACACCGCCTGGGAGCTTTCCAGCGACCGAGCCAATAGCACGCGCCGCCTTCTGGAGCGCTACGGGGTGCGCGCCGGCCAGTTTAAAAGCGTCACCGCTCACGGCACGCGGGAGCCGCTGCCATTCATGCACCCCACTGCTGAAGCCAACGACCGCGTCTCGATAAGCCTTGTCTTGTCGGAGGTCTTCAACATCTTGGATGCCCGCCAGAAGGAGGCCGAGGAGTTCGGCCGGTAG
- a CDS encoding flagellar hook-basal body protein has translation MLNGVYQNAAAMTGLEAWNNSIAQNIAQSSTPGYKKAEISFDGVESGKIGVKGAFGDVLQRASIQTRGVSSVDFTSGNIKITNSEFDFALEGDGFFELRAPDGQLVYTRDGQFKLNDDGELVSKQGFHVMSDTRNIIQLVPDGGRLQSAKDGTLRQNGQKIAELSIRGISDPENLIRSHGGFVLGPNSNQITRHLEDPFIRHGALEQSNVSSTTEMINLINVSRSFQVNQKVIQEHDSVLEKAIRALGAS, from the coding sequence ATGCTAAACGGTGTCTATCAGAATGCGGCTGCGATGACGGGTCTTGAGGCCTGGAACAATTCCATCGCCCAAAACATCGCCCAATCTTCGACTCCTGGCTACAAGAAGGCCGAAATCTCCTTCGATGGCGTGGAGAGCGGAAAGATTGGAGTGAAAGGCGCTTTCGGCGACGTCTTGCAGCGCGCTTCGATCCAGACCCGCGGGGTCAGCTCGGTGGACTTCACCAGCGGAAACATCAAGATCACCAACAGCGAGTTCGATTTCGCTCTAGAAGGAGATGGCTTCTTCGAACTCCGCGCCCCCGATGGCCAGCTCGTCTACACTCGCGATGGTCAGTTCAAGCTCAACGACGACGGAGAGCTGGTCAGCAAGCAAGGTTTCCACGTCATGTCGGACACCCGCAACATCATCCAGCTCGTGCCCGACGGAGGACGCCTGCAATCCGCGAAGGACGGGACGCTTCGCCAAAACGGCCAGAAGATCGCCGAGCTGAGCATTCGCGGCATCTCCGATCCGGAAAACCTGATCCGTTCCCACGGAGGTTTCGTGCTGGGACCGAACAGCAACCAGATCACGCGCCACCTGGAAGATCCCTTCATTCGCCATGGCGCCCTCGAGCAGAGCAACGTCTCCTCCACAACCGAGATGATCAACCTGATCAACGTCTCGCGCTCCTTCCAAGTAAACCAGAAAGTGATCCAGGAGCATGATTCCGTACTCGAAAAAGCGATACGAGCCCTAGGAGCTTCCTGA
- the flgG gene encoding flagellar basal-body rod protein FlgG: MSISLYSAASGMEAQQTNLNVISNNIANVSTTGFKKSKVEFQDMFYQVPKSVGADSGGNILPTGIQVGTGTQVVSTSKVFTQGQVSQTGDQMDVAIVGDGFFRMTGPEGETLYTRDGAFKIGPEGTITNSQGMAALDFPTPPAGATKVVINESGGITFLSDNGEVQGRDQIQLARFRNPSGLLGLGGNLFRETEASGAPTIQDPGADGTGTLQQGYLETSNVNIVEEMVNMILAQRAYEINSKSIQTSDSMMQQVAQLKR; this comes from the coding sequence ATGAGCATCTCACTTTACTCGGCAGCCAGTGGCATGGAGGCCCAGCAGACAAACCTCAACGTCATTTCCAACAACATCGCCAACGTGAGCACCACCGGCTTCAAGAAGAGCAAGGTGGAGTTTCAGGACATGTTCTACCAGGTGCCCAAGTCGGTTGGAGCGGATTCGGGTGGCAACATTCTTCCCACGGGCATTCAGGTTGGTACCGGTACTCAAGTCGTATCCACTTCTAAAGTATTTACCCAAGGCCAGGTCAGTCAGACCGGCGACCAGATGGACGTGGCCATCGTAGGTGACGGCTTCTTCCGCATGACCGGTCCGGAAGGCGAAACGCTCTACACTCGCGACGGCGCCTTCAAGATCGGGCCGGAGGGCACCATCACCAACAGCCAAGGCATGGCCGCGCTCGACTTTCCCACGCCTCCCGCTGGCGCCACCAAGGTGGTGATCAACGAGTCCGGCGGCATCACCTTCCTCTCCGACAACGGCGAGGTGCAGGGCCGTGACCAGATCCAGCTGGCTCGATTCAGAAATCCGTCCGGCCTTTTGGGGCTGGGAGGAAACCTCTTCCGTGAAACCGAAGCCAGCGGCGCTCCCACCATCCAGGATCCAGGCGCCGATGGAACGGGGACCCTGCAGCAGGGCTATCTCGAAACCTCCAATGTCAATATCGTGGAGGAGATGGTTAACATGATCCTCGCTCAGCGAGCATATGAAATCAACTCCAAGTCCATTCAGACTTCCGATTCCATGATGCAGCAAGTCGCTCAGCTCAAGCGCTAG
- the flgA gene encoding flagellar basal body P-ring formation chaperone FlgA: MKNSIQFRLIFGVCLAFAIYAAVARASLDDILAPLPVESVAPISKQSLFVQRAQQPAKDELVERQVAAQEQNPNFSAILTADVHEAVTVALEDRLRPNGDITLIPLRDLPDLTKYSHPFNVNLINIPSRLNRGNVLIRFQVENEEGVLGEWSIPFRAHLYTDVWFPRAHLRRGDIASASDFEARQIDMLVEPDAVPAALEYLLRHEYGRDIVPGKALQWNDLVERSLIRKGELVEVVAVNGLLSISMRAVARQDGSNGDLIVLRNLESSKEFSARVVGENRAEVVF; encoded by the coding sequence ATGAAAAACTCGATACAGTTCAGGCTCATCTTCGGCGTCTGTCTCGCTTTCGCCATCTACGCGGCCGTTGCTCGCGCCTCTCTCGACGATATCCTCGCTCCGCTTCCAGTGGAGTCCGTGGCGCCCATCAGCAAGCAGTCGCTTTTCGTTCAGCGCGCTCAGCAGCCTGCCAAGGACGAGCTGGTAGAACGCCAGGTGGCCGCTCAGGAGCAGAATCCGAATTTCAGCGCCATCCTCACCGCCGACGTGCACGAGGCGGTGACTGTGGCCTTGGAGGACCGCCTTCGTCCCAATGGAGACATCACGCTGATCCCATTGCGCGACCTGCCGGACCTGACCAAGTACTCGCATCCTTTCAACGTGAATCTGATCAACATCCCCAGCCGCCTCAACCGTGGAAACGTGCTCATTCGCTTCCAGGTGGAAAACGAGGAAGGCGTGCTGGGCGAATGGAGCATCCCGTTCCGGGCCCACCTCTACACCGACGTTTGGTTTCCTCGAGCTCATCTGCGTCGCGGCGACATCGCTTCCGCCTCCGATTTCGAGGCCCGTCAGATCGACATGCTGGTCGAGCCGGACGCCGTGCCGGCCGCTCTCGAGTACCTGCTCCGGCACGAGTACGGACGCGACATCGTTCCGGGCAAGGCCTTGCAGTGGAACGACCTCGTCGAGCGCTCGCTTATCCGAAAGGGCGAGCTGGTCGAGGTGGTCGCGGTGAATGGACTGCTATCGATCTCCATGCGAGCGGTGGCGCGTCAGGATGGATCGAATGGAGATCTCATCGTGCTGCGAAACCTCGAGTCGTCCAAGGAGTTTTCAGCGAGAGTTGTCGGCGAGAATCGCGCCGAGGTCGTATTTTAA
- a CDS encoding flagellar basal body L-ring protein FlgH has product MRISILLTLVLAFAATGSAKSLWTSKKNNEAGMYADRLATRIGDILMVQIDEETIVNRSSSKNTSSTTNVSHGLSSLVIPNTVNVPDPAEGGADLPKIAFSPTDSFSGTGSVADSNVIEAKIAVLVVDVLPNGNLVIEGARKMETSKETQYIVMRGIVRGDDVSTNNTVMSYNVVNASIEVIGDGELMTAQRKGWINQLLDAVNVF; this is encoded by the coding sequence ATGCGTATTTCAATTCTACTTACACTCGTACTCGCTTTTGCCGCGACAGGCTCTGCCAAGTCGCTTTGGACTTCCAAGAAGAACAACGAAGCTGGCATGTACGCCGATCGCCTCGCCACCCGCATCGGCGATATCCTGATGGTTCAAATCGACGAGGAGACCATCGTGAATCGTAGTTCATCCAAGAATACGTCTTCGACGACCAACGTCTCTCATGGCCTCTCCTCTCTCGTCATTCCAAACACCGTCAACGTGCCCGATCCAGCCGAAGGCGGCGCAGATCTGCCCAAGATCGCGTTTTCGCCCACCGACTCCTTCAGCGGTACCGGCAGCGTGGCGGACTCCAACGTGATCGAAGCCAAGATCGCAGTCCTGGTGGTTGACGTGCTCCCTAACGGGAATCTGGTCATCGAAGGCGCTCGCAAGATGGAAACGTCAAAGGAAACTCAATACATCGTGATGCGCGGAATCGTGCGCGGCGATGACGTTTCCACCAACAACACCGTCATGTCGTACAACGTCGTGAACGCTTCCATCGAAGTGATCGGCGACGGCGAGCTCATGACCGCCCAGCGCAAGGGTTGGATCAACCAGCTGCTTGACGCGGTGAACGTATTCTAG
- a CDS encoding flagellar basal body P-ring protein FlgI has product MNFLARAIVILCVSASVLHAARVKDLVTVEGGRDNQLVGYGLVVGLAGDGDSASPMTINAVANSLKRFGLTVDPEELKADNVAAVMITADIPPFAREGTRIDVTVSSIGDAESLQGGVLLQTPLVGADDEVYAVAQGQIAVGGFIGGAAGPGGATVQKNHPTVGMIANGAIVERSIPMEVGEGGFVRFLLRNPDYSTASRLAEAINVIFPTSTIALDSAAVQVTIPEIYLGREVDFISSIGGINVDPDTPARIVINERTGTIVATAGVRISTVAVSHGSLSITIARSQNVSQPGAFANVGDTVETEGTEVEVTEELGAFHVIPEYPTIQQVTAALNAMGVSTREMMSIFQAMKSAGALQAELVIK; this is encoded by the coding sequence GTGAACTTTCTAGCCCGCGCCATTGTCATTTTATGCGTATCCGCCAGTGTCCTACACGCGGCTCGCGTCAAGGATCTGGTAACCGTCGAAGGAGGCCGAGACAACCAATTGGTCGGTTACGGTCTAGTGGTCGGTCTCGCCGGCGACGGCGATAGCGCCTCGCCCATGACCATAAACGCGGTGGCGAACTCTTTGAAGCGTTTCGGCCTCACGGTAGACCCCGAGGAATTGAAGGCGGACAACGTGGCTGCGGTGATGATCACAGCGGACATCCCTCCATTCGCTCGCGAGGGCACCCGCATCGACGTCACGGTCTCCTCCATTGGAGACGCCGAGAGCTTGCAAGGGGGCGTTCTTCTGCAGACCCCGCTGGTGGGCGCGGACGACGAAGTGTACGCGGTGGCCCAAGGGCAGATCGCGGTCGGCGGCTTCATCGGTGGAGCCGCAGGTCCTGGAGGGGCCACGGTGCAGAAGAATCATCCGACGGTGGGCATGATCGCCAACGGGGCCATCGTGGAACGGTCCATTCCCATGGAAGTGGGAGAGGGCGGCTTCGTGCGCTTCCTCTTGCGCAACCCCGACTACAGCACCGCGTCGCGTCTGGCGGAAGCCATCAACGTCATTTTCCCCACCAGCACCATCGCCTTGGACTCCGCTGCGGTGCAGGTGACCATCCCCGAGATCTACTTGGGTCGAGAGGTCGATTTCATTTCCTCCATCGGAGGCATCAACGTGGATCCGGACACGCCCGCTCGCATCGTGATCAACGAGCGGACCGGCACCATCGTGGCCACCGCTGGGGTGCGCATTTCGACGGTCGCGGTCAGCCACGGATCGCTCAGCATCACTATCGCCCGTTCGCAAAACGTCTCTCAGCCAGGGGCCTTCGCGAACGTGGGCGACACGGTGGAGACCGAAGGTACCGAGGTGGAGGTGACCGAGGAGCTGGGCGCGTTTCACGTGATCCCGGAGTACCCGACCATCCAGCAGGTCACCGCGGCCCTGAACGCCATGGGCGTTTCCACCCGCGAGATGATGTCGATCTTTCAAGCCATGAAAAGCGCCGGCGCCCTGCAGGCCGAGCTTGTCATCAAATAA
- a CDS encoding flagellar protein FlgN, giving the protein MSNVIEEKDWDPLVELLRHEVQEYGGLYNLLERQQQEIFKRDPELVMKTNEDIESYMTNMGVLREQRETMVRGMARACKVDEEQPLSQMLAHFPDFMRPMLQALVDEVNHMVRRTRQKARQNFMLLSRTMEISHETFQSLQPENYNKTYTKKGRVGVKTAAPPSRYRAFV; this is encoded by the coding sequence ATGAGTAATGTAATTGAAGAAAAGGATTGGGATCCTCTGGTCGAGCTTTTGCGCCACGAAGTGCAGGAGTATGGAGGTTTGTATAATTTGCTGGAGCGTCAGCAGCAGGAGATCTTCAAGCGTGATCCGGAGCTGGTGATGAAGACCAACGAGGACATCGAGTCCTACATGACCAACATGGGCGTCTTGCGCGAGCAGCGCGAGACCATGGTGCGCGGCATGGCTCGGGCTTGCAAGGTGGACGAGGAGCAGCCGCTCTCCCAGATGCTCGCTCACTTCCCGGATTTCATGCGCCCCATGCTGCAGGCCTTGGTGGACGAAGTGAACCACATGGTGCGTCGCACCCGCCAGAAGGCTCGACAGAACTTCATGCTGCTCTCCCGCACCATGGAGATTTCCCACGAAACCTTCCAGTCGCTGCAGCCGGAGAACTACAACAAGACCTACACCAAGAAGGGACGAGTCGGGGTCAAGACCGCCGCTCCGCCTTCTCGCTATCGAGCTTTTGTATAA